DNA sequence from the Anopheles merus strain MAF unplaced genomic scaffold, AmerM5.1 LNR4000170, whole genome shotgun sequence genome:
AAATCTCGCTTCTCGCTCGTCGCCGGCAACGACgaattgcaaaataaaaatacaaaagggTGCAATAAATCCTAATGGAAACAAAGCACATTGCCAGGACCGTGTGCCATTTTCTTAATGCTACCTTCCGGTACGGTACCGTCCGGCTCACCCACACAGCCTTGAGATTAAGAAGATGCATAAAAGCATCCAGCCGGCTGATGCAAGCGCCAAATGGATGTTGGAGCTGTGCGCCCTTCACTGCTTCCCCGGTTTGTCCTTCCACGCACAGCCTTTTGCTTGCTTACTTACAGCACAGTCGGGTATTGTTGTGTTGCGCAGAGCACCCTGCCGGAAGCAACTGTAAGTGCAGTGGCAGTACAGTTAATGTTGCACCCATTAGTGTATGCCCGGCAGTCTGCTTTCCAATCGTTGGTGCCCGTGCGAAaggtgtttctgtgtgtggtgtgtaaacagaagagagagagagagagagagagggaaaaataatttctaaAGATGTTTTGTGCTGCAAATGGAGGTTGTGCTTTATGCGCTATGAAGGAGGAGTGGGCTCAGGCAATAGCTAATTGGGGGCATGGTGGATTGTGTTTGAGAAAGgaggtttatttatttgaaaagtTGCTCTTTGCAATACAAGAAAGAGATTCAAAGCTAGTTTATTTTTGTCGTTTTGATTAATAACATAAGAAAAAAGATTTGCAACGAGCAGAGAAGAACACTGAATTGATCTTTTAGCTATCAACTTCGCTTCTTAACTTCGTCTTTCGTGTTTTGGTCATAAATACGTAAAAACTGCTTCTTGAAATGTTAAAAACACCGTGCTTCAAAGTGCTTTAGTTCAAAGTGTTAATGAGAAAATGCTATTCAATTATCTTAAGTCTGTATGTGTATTCTTTCCATAATCTAGATTTTGTTGTGCAAATGataacaaaataacacaaaaacaacaacaacaaaatagtgaaaatttgaaaacCTGCAGACGACAGCACACGAACAGTAAGCATTGCTTTTGCGTTCCACTGACTGGCAACAGGAAACGGAGACGTTCGGTTCTGTCCAATGTCTCCGGCATCCTAGCTTCCGCACTACCGACGCTTCGATAGCATACCATGGCCGCTACTTACGGTTGTCCGGGGCAGGTAATATAACAAtctttaacacacacaaaaaaacaaaaaaaaactgcatgtAAGGCGTTTGAGGAGATTAATTTATTGCATGATTATTACTAGTGTACATACTGCATGATTGTTTTGATGAAGTTTCTTTTAACTGATTTGTGTTCATTTGTAGCATTTTACTCGTAATCAATCTCGTTCACTAAAATATTTATCCACAGGGAAAGGCCATTAAAACTAGATCAGTTTTGATTCTGTCTTTCGGTTTGGTTGCTCGCTTAGCTGTCTTTCAATGGCGCCCTGCGAAAGCTCTCAAACCAAGGCGGTCATCGCAAGGCACATGTAACATGGCTCCActtgatatgtgtgtgtgtgtgtgtgtgtgtgtgtgtgtgtgtgtgtgtgtgtgtgtgtgtgtgtgtgtgtgtgtgggaaggcGGTGATGTGTATCTGTGGCAAATTTATCGACTTTTATCAGTTTCCACCTGAGCAAGGGCCTAAGGGCCGTTTTGATACCTGCTAGGCGTCCTCCAGCACACTCCTTGGGAAGGATGAAACCACtccacacatactcacacacacacacatggtcgGCGATGGCATTCGGGTTTGCGTACAGCTTTTTGCGAGATTTATGGAAGCCATTTGCCGGATACTCCACTAACGCGCCGCGGTGTTGACTAGCACCGTCCGCCCACCGCACATTGCGAAACGCACTCTAGGCGTGTGGCTGTGTGGGTGTTGATGTTTTGCGGTTTTTGGGGACAGGTTGATAAATGCCGCTTCCGTGTGGAGCACCCCGGAGCACCTGGTCACAGCACAGCAGCGATACCGGGGAACGATCCCGTTTAATGTGAGGGCGTTTTGCAACACCTTTCGCTGGGCTGGCGGGGACAACTTTGGTTTGGCCGTTTTGGTCACTATTACGCTCAACCACGCGCACCAGCACGGTGGCACCTTCGGGCCCTCGGGTTCATCGGATTTTCCTGCACCTAATTGGAATTTTTCCGGCACCATTTGTTACCGAGCGAGCGATACAAggaaatggttttgtttttgtgacGACTTTCGGTTGCTGTTCAGGAGTGTCGGTGGTAagagtattttgtttttgtttgcgtttgtgaTTGCTTTTTCGCAAGGGAATAATAATTCGCGCAGCAAAAATAATGTATCGCCAACGGTTGATGGTGTGCGATATATCTTTCAGCTTTGGATGGCCGAGAAATAAAATGGTACGTGAAAGGAGTTTACCAGATTAATGGTATGGTAAATGGCATGATTTTACGACGTTCATAGAACGGGTGGTTACAAGAAACTTCGAAGTATTTAGGGGAAGGTAGTTAAAGACGGATACTGCGGCTAAGATGGGcacttctcataaatgcatgaaaaagggaatttttgaaatttcaacAATGTAACatccaaacttaaaataaaataaaaataataaaataaacatcctgacaccaaagcgggaaagacAGACACTTAGTCGTagggaaagacggacactgaatttgttgctttatttttcttcttatatCAACTGGTGatgaataaatttaatcaaatacCTTAAATAAAGGTGTTTGGAAGATATGAATCATCCAGCAACTAGAGAAAGCATCGAAATATGCGAAAAACGGTACACCAGTCAAAATAGCAGCCATTCGTTATGCTATTACTCGCTCGACAATGATGAAGCGCTTCACGAAATCCAATATATTGTCACGATTTGGACaaatttaaacaataaaaatatgagGCATTGATATGACATCGTTCAGGAATAGATGAGAGATTGTATGGgattacaaatatcaaaaGTTGAATTTTGACATGGTAGAAAAAATGGCTTTAACTATTAACAAGTCCATCAAAATACTGGAGTCGTGGACTTTTGCGCGGAGTAATTTCGCAAACGGAAGTTCTAGACTGTTGCTCTGTAAGCTGGAGCAACATCAGCTGTTTGTGCGCGATGTTTCAATAATGCTTTAGATTCTTCATTAGTCAAGGTGTTATAAGCGGCGCTTATAATTCCTAAATTGACCAATGAATAAACGCCGCGAAATTGGTCTAGAATTGGTTTATGTACGTACCATGGCGTGGAAAGTAATGATatatgttaaaatattataaatctCTTAAATTTATATCGTTTTCTATAGATGTCTTACCCTTTATGGTGTTCAGCTTTCCCATATTaggtgtccgtcttacccgaacatttcaaaactgcacgaaaaaaaacaacatgtttttatttaatgaaaaaattacaaaaatcgatagaaacaaaaaggtttcaacacattttctgataaaacatgagtGTAAGATGATGTATTCACATTTTCATGATCATAGCATTCCTTAATGTGTCCGTCTTACCTACCTTTACCCTATGTAaattatttcccttttttttggataGGAATTGTACGCGACTATAGATTTGGAATAGTGGAATTGTAAATGAGTCAGTTTaacttttttcaatttctaATACTTCCACCATGGAAACGTATTAGAGATGTCAAATTCAATTATTAACTGATTCTCATGTCATTCGATCATGCGTCTCAATTTTGAACAGATTATTGATTACAAAGAGCTcaagaaaattattaaaaaataagcaagCGATCAAAAGTTTTTAAATCCACGGTAAGAAGTTAAAATAGTGTTTAATAGGTAATGGTTCTAAAATTTATAATTCCAACCGTTCCAAAAAGATCCAGAAAGTAAAAAGCGTTAAGCAAAAGCTCTAGAATTCCCATTAACAGGACTCCACTGTCATAATGCTGCGTGGGTGTACAGCGCTGGAAATGGCTGCTCATTGTTTTTTCCTCCTATATTTTGGATGCTCATTTTCCCAGCGCCCGGCGAATTTTCTTCTGCACTGGCACCGGCAGCAAGATTAATGGCGCTTAATCTTGATAAAATTAACGGTCAGCTTATTTCAGCATTAGCTTTTCGCCTCATTATTTTGAGTTTAAGACGGTGTCTggcagaggaagaaaaaaagaagaagagccACGGACACGGTACAAGATGgcgctcgcgcgcgcacacacacacaaaagggaGAATAAATCTGTTTTTTATCAGTCCCTTGCGATCGCGCGTTTGTTGCGGTGAAAgatgaatgaaattaaatgcaccatttttgtgtggttttgacGAAGCGAAAATGTCGTCGTTCGCGGACAAGATAATGAAGGAATGGAGTGGAAGGTGAAATAAATGGccatattaaaattttacccCACTCCCCGTTCTTGCGTTTCATCATTTAATTCAATTGTCTGTTTTCTGTGTATCTCGAGTAAAGAAGAAAGCATTAGACCGGCTTCGCATTTGTTTTGTCTTGTAGCACTTATCGGCTTTATTGTTTCAACAATCTTCCAAATCACATTCCTCCCGGGAGTGGATCGAACGGGGTGTCAGTGGCAGGCATCAGGTTGAAATCTTCCTTGCTCGCCCCGTACGCCACCGTATCGCCCCGCTGATAAGCCCACGACATGTGCAGCGAGTTGTGTGCGACAGCCACATCGCCCGCCCGATCCAGCGCCACCAGTCCGGCCGTACCGCCCAGTGCGGCGCTCATCGCGTCCAGCAGCTCGTCGGCGACCGGTTGCAGCGCGCGGTCGGTCAGCTGAGCCGTCCGCAGTACGTCGTACGCGAGGCATACCTTCATGATGATATCGCCATCGCCTGTGAGTGACACACCGCCCAACCCGTTATCGGCGTACGTCCCGGACCCGATGATAGGCGTGTCTCCGACGCGTCCAACCCGCTTGCCCGTCACACCGCCGGTCGAGGTCGCCGCTGCAATGTTGCCATTTGCATCGATCGCTACCGCACCGACCGTACCACCTTCGCCCGAGCGGTAGCTTTGGTCGGATGCTTTCCACTCCTCGAGCGCATCCTTTGAGTGCTGGGTGACCAGTTGTCCCGGGGGCTCCAGAAAGCGAAAGCCACGGTCCAGCGCGAAGGAAACCAATCCGTCTCCGATGAGAAAGTTATGCCCGGAGTGTTCCATTACGTCACGGGCCAGCGAGATCGGGTGAAGCAGATCGCGCAGGCCGCTCAGGCTGCCGGTGGCCTTCGTTGCACCGTCCATGATGCTGGCGTCCAGCTCGACGTCTCCCTCGATGTTGAGGGCCGCTCCGTAGCCGGCGTTGAAGAACCGATCCGCCTCCATGATGCGAACGGCTTGCTCGACCGCTTCCACCACCGTCCCGTTGCGGGCCAGCACTTGGTAGCCGACCTTGGCCGCCAGTGTGACACCGCGCAGTTTGCCCGGTATACGATCTTCCGACACGGTCCCTGCTCCACCGTGCACGATTAGAACGGGTTCCACCACACCCATGCAGTACTGCAGGAAGAGAGATGCAGTTTAGTATAATTCACTATACACAATCAGTTGCGATAAATCACCTTAAAGTTTGACAACAGTATAGACAAAACTAACCATTCCCAAGGGAACAACATGTTGAGAGCACACTGTGACGCACAAGCACACGTCTTTTCGGTAAGCAAGCCCGTTGCACAATAAAGCGGAGATTATTATTACAAGTGGTTCACCGCCGAGTTGAGGAGTGAATGTTGTTTACAGCGCAGCAGATAACCAATACCACTGGGCGAAGGGGTTTTGCGTCTTGCAGCAGCCAGCCAGTGTTGATGTTGTCAGAGCTGCTAAGCTGCCTTGTGTTCATGTGTTTATTGAACTGCTCTTTCTAGAGCAGAGTTGAGTGTGTTCATGCGAGCTGGCGATTGCAGTGCTCAGCCACCTTTTTCCTTGCTTACTTGTTCCTACCATTAATCGGCTGTTTTGTATTTGgtattaaatttataaatttatttattcagcTGTCTTATTGTAACCAAAAGTTGGCTGGAACCGTCTTTCTggttaatgtttttaatttatatttaatcGATTATTTCGGTACTCAAGCCTTTTTATAGGaagattttatttatatttcatCTTGGAAATGCGAAAAGAATGTCGGTTCGGACGCATTTGCCGAGTTTGTTTAGAGTCTTTGTGGTTGTATTTTCTATTCAAAAGTAGCAAAAAACGCATTATTCCTTGATTCCTCATTTGAATACAATTTCTTCTGTTACCGTGTGTAGGTAGAGCTAAGCGCCATGAAGATGAAAGAAGCATTAGAAATGAAAGTCATCAGATCCTTCTCAAAAGTACCTCAACAAATCAACATTTATTTGTTGGGTAAAAAAGTGTGCAGTTTTAAAAAAGAAGCCCACGTTTCACAAATAATTCCTTACTTCCTTTGacttgtgcaaaaaaaaaaaaaaacaaattatacaTTTAGGGTGAGCACAGAATAGGAAGAGCTGTGTTGAATGAAATCCAAACCGTAAAAAAGTGTGCACgggttaatgtttttttaccaGTTTGGAGctttgaaatgaaaagaaggCAAATGCGTACTTTAAGGGCATTTTTTAAGCACACGATGAGTTCGTGTAATAAattgtaccttttttttgtgtgaaatgaAGAAACTTTTACGTGCACATATAATTACCGAACAAAAGACAAGGGGAATGGTTTATCTTATCAAGACGCTATCGAACAAgagcacacacccacaccgtTTGAAAAGGTACGATGTAACCTGTTCAAATAATATGCCCGCTTGTGAGCGGAGCGAACTTTGATGATTAATATTCAACGCGCCCGGTTGAGCGGGTGCAGGATCCCTCCGAAGAAATTGTAGACGTCAAAGTTTAAATCAACCGCAACACACGACAAGAGAAAAGTTCAATTCGCTTCAAAGTTTCGACGCCCGCGCTCGCTCATCAAAAGGCCAGAACCGTCTTAAACGTCTCCCGGCGTTCCCAGTCGACGGGCTCTGTCCCTCTGTGGAGCGGCTCATCGGTTGAAGCTTTGTCGAAACATAGATGAAACATTCAccctgacacacacacacacacacacacacacacacacacacacacacacacacacacacacacacacacacacacacacccacacactcaTATTCTGTGCTGTATGGGGAAGGAAAGTTAAGCACGGTTCTAGACACGGACGGAACGCAACATGATTCGTTTTGAGCGCTCGTTCAGGAAGCGGGACGCGTGTGGATCACACAGGGAAAATGGTATGCAAAATTTGCTACGGATAAAGCGCACCCCGCCCACGGGCACGGGCTTCCGATGGCTTCGCGAAGGCACTTTACCGCGCCAGTTCAAATTTGTCGAACGTTAGTAATGGTTTTAGAAGCGTGGGGCGGTGGGATCTCCAAAGCTCCGGGATGAAAATCGCGTGGGAAGGTGATTTATGGAATGTGGAGTTGGAcgcgtttctttctttctttttgttgttgttgctgctacttCTGTTGGATCGTGCGAAACCTTATTTAGCAATAATCCTGAATTACTCTCCCTAATGCTGGACCGGGGCGGTCCTAGCCGGAAAGCTCCGTTGGCGGATGagc
Encoded proteins:
- the LOC121601762 gene encoding probable isoaspartyl peptidase/L-asparaginase GA20639; translation: MLFPWEWLVLSILLSNFKYCMGVVEPVLIVHGGAGTVSEDRIPGKLRGVTLAAKVGYQVLARNGTVVEAVEQAVRIMEADRFFNAGYGAALNIEGDVELDASIMDGATKATGSLSGLRDLLHPISLARDVMEHSGHNFLIGDGLVSFALDRGFRFLEPPGQLVTQHSKDALEEWKASDQSYRSGEGGTVGAVAIDANGNIAAATSTGGVTGKRVGRVGDTPIIGSGTYADNGLGGVSLTGDGDIIMKVCLAYDVLRTAQLTDRALQPVADELLDAMSAALGGTAGLVALDRAGDVAVAHNSLHMSWAYQRGDTVAYGASKEDFNLMPATDTPFDPLPGGM